In Microcoleus sp. AS-A8, a genomic segment contains:
- a CDS encoding IS630 family transposase, whose translation WAVLKTWMKQRLKEFQTVRECVDAAFKNCPNVCA comes from the coding sequence GTGGGCTGTTTTAAAGACATGGATGAAACAGAGATTAAAAGAATTTCAAACTGTCAGAGAATGCGTGGATGCTGCCTTTAAAAATTGTCCTAACGTATGCGCGTAG